A part of Osmerus mordax isolate fOsmMor3 chromosome 10, fOsmMor3.pri, whole genome shotgun sequence genomic DNA contains:
- the map2k4b gene encoding dual specificity mitogen-activated protein kinase kinase 4b isoform X3, with product MATPSPNSNSTTSSNSNIAGSTSHHHPQPQHLTTVSSMQGFQISLSGVTQSKRKALKLNFANPPVKPATRLPLHPPAPSFQNPHIERLRTHSIESSGKLKISPEQHCDFTAEDLRDLGEIGRGAYGSVNKMVHKPSGQIMAVKRIRSTVDEKEQKQLLMDLDVVMRSSDCLYIVQFYGALFREGDCWICMELMSTSFDKFYKYVYCALDDVIPEEILGKITLATVKALNHLKENLKIIHRDIKPSNILMDRRGNIKLCDFGISGQLVDSIAKTRDAGCRPYMAPERIDPSASRQGYDVRSDVWSLGITLYELATGRFPYPKWNSVFDQLTQVVKGEPPQLCNSEDRQFSPKFSNFVNLCLTKDESKRPKYKELLKHPFILMYEERSVDVASYVCRILDLIPTSPMSPMYVD from the exons ATGGCGACTCCCAGTCCCAACAGCAACTCAACAACCTCCAGCAACAGcaacatagcaggatccacatcGCACCACCACCCTCAGCCTCAACACCTGACTACCGTTAGCAGCATGCAAG gGTTTCAGATAAGCCTGTCTGGAGTGACCCAAA GTAAACGCAAGGCCCTCAAGCTGAACTTCGCCAACCCCCCAGTGAAGCCAGCCACCaggctccccctccacccccccgccccctccttccagaacccaCACAT AGAGCGTCTGCGGACCCACAGCATCGAGTCGTCAGGCAAGCTGAAGATCTCTCCGGAGCAGCACTGCGACTTCACGGCCGAGGACCTGAGGGACCTGGGGGAGATCGGCCGCGGGGCCTACGGCTCCGTCAACAAGATGGTCCACAAGCCCAGCGGACAGATCATGGCCGTCAAG AGGATCCGCTCCACGGTGGATGAGAAGGAGCAGAAGCAGCTGCTGATGGACCTGGACGTGGTGATGAGGAGCAGCGACTGTCTCTACATCGTCCAGTTCTACGGAGCTCTCTTCAGAGAG GGGGATTGCTGGATATGTATGGAACTAATGTCTACCTCATTTGACAAATTCTACAAATATGTATATTGTGCATTAGATGACGTCATTCCAGAGGAAATATTAGGCAAAATCACATTAGCA ACAGTTAAAGCACTGAACCACTTAAAGGAAAACTTGAAAATAATTCACAGAG aCATCAAACCTTCCAACATTCTCATGGACCGTAGAGGCAACATCAAGCTGTGTGACTTTGGCATCAGTGGTCAGCTGGTTGACTCCATAGCCAAGACCAGAGACGCAGGCTGTAGACCTTACATGGCG ccTGAGAGGATAGACCCTAGCGCTTCCAGACAAGGATACGACGTGCGCTCAGACGTGTGGAGCTTGGGAATCACCTTG tatGAGCTGGCTACCGGCAGGTTCCCCTACCCCAAGTGGAACAGTGTGTTTGACCAGCTGACCCAGGTGGTGAAGGGCGAACCTCCACAGCTCTGCAACTCCGAGGACCGCCAGTTCTCCCCCAAGTTCAGCAACTTTGTCAACTTATG CCTTACGAAGGACGAGTCCAAAAGACCCAAGTACAAGGAGCTGCTG AAACACCCGTTCATCCTGATGTACGAGGAGCGCAGCGTGGACGTGGCCAGCTACGTGTGCCGCATCCTGGACCTGATCCCCACCTCGCCCATGTCCCCCATGTATGTGGACTGa
- the myocd gene encoding myocardin translates to MGPSPSSLPSSPAPHPPVLQLRLQQRRTREQLAGQGLMPLNHGKFPKRDDSYAFEEDSSSDSLSPEQPHSDESQGSVCPSSETMGTPPSSSSSPALTSPRQGCQPRDPPEQGQEEGLSAGGVNNGMTPPTPAIVKSKTTSDKNRSKKPKEVKPKVKKLKYHQYIPPDQKPEKSPPPMDSAYARLLQQQQLFLQLQILSQQKHAHTTHSPHHTHSPHAHPAAHTHSAHTHASHTHSQHAHTQRQPSFSYQPSHPPAQAQKAASDQLPACSSSVLSNTGGSSSSSPPVKSSYPGHASQVSPVKPGPLPANLDDLKVSELRQQLRVRGMPVSGTKTALIERLRPFKDPAASPSPCGAGDVTTGTFPVTPTGSLSSYQSPSSSSLSQGGYYPYPSTSSTPPVSPASSDLSLSGSLPDSFSDVPMSSPPQFHLQTSPAGAEEVPGARGGPRGGEGGGGMEGLRGGQGGGAEGLEAEKDKMLVEKQKVIEELTWKLHQEQRQVEELKMQLHKRKRCYAATQEGLPATAPPHHPSMHLQPPQGMMGQNFFGVTVKQEPMSLSPSCPMSSTKHLKTPPENCMEGLGHCGASLPSMGGPTGGARCLDRAPSSGSPSTMSAFLSPQCSPQDSPIGKSSGSPQPASPSHPYLLSPPLGRNGCSHPLPQVGTRPRNMQIQQKGGAHQVNCSYMSDQRGLQSVFPNTADAGLIHRGQAKAKNTAMQKMSILPSPRCVGQKCLGSPTFCSSDAAASTLTHPPCYEDAVKQQLSRSQQMDELLDVLIESGEMPANAREERSCVTKVVPHITVSPGSTGLILPKFHRLYDHQSPSHLPYDHTSAHIADSHLETLLSSPIGRGGEVALLKMAAQEAGQEEEVNGGGDGYPSPHHHHHPNSHAHQDKLMDAPTPLSPIISKVTPVTEAQGMVGMTFTESPWETMEWLDLTPPSSATAFSVAPPNGPSIFNTEFLDVTDINLNSAMDLHLEHW, encoded by the exons ATGGG cccgtcccccTCGTCCCTGCCCTCGTCCCCGGCCCCTCATCCTCCAGTCCTGCAGCTCAGACTCCAGCAGAGACGGACGAGAGAGCAGCTCGCCGGACAGGGCCTCATGCCTC tGAACCATGGTAAGTTTCCGAAGCGGGATGACTCCTATGCCTTTGAGGAggacagcagcagtgacagccTGTCGCCGGAGCAACCCCACAGTGACGAGTCCCAGGGCTCCGTGTGCCCCTCCTCCGAGACCATGGgcacccccccatcctcctcctcctcacccgccCTCACCAGCCCGCGCCAG ggatgtCAACCTAGGGACCCCCctgagcagggccaggaggaggggctTTCAGCGGGGGGCGTTAACAATGGGATGACTCCGCCCACCCCTGCTATCGTCAAG TCCAAGACGACCTCCGACAAGAACCGCAGCAAGAAACCCAAAGAGGTGAAGCCCAAGGTGAAGAAGCTCAAGTACCACCAGTACATCCCTCCGGACCAGAAGCCGGAGAAGTCTCCGCCCCCCATGGACTCTGCCTACGCCCGcttgctccagcagcagcagctgttcCTCCAGCTGCAGATCCTCAGCCAGCAGAAACAcgctcacaccacacactcccctcaccacacacactctccgcaCGCGCACCCCGCCGCGCACACGCACTCCGCCCACACGCACGCCTCGCACACGCACTcccagcacgcacacacccaacgCCAGCCCAGTTTTAGCTACCAGCCCTCCCACCCTCCGGCCCAGGCTCAGAA AGCAGCCAGTGATCAGCTGCCAGCCTGCAGCTCCAGTGTGTTGAGCAACACAGGgggcagctcctcctcctctcccccagtgaAGAGCTCCTATCCTGGGCACGCCAGCCAGGTCTCCCCTGTCAAGCCCGGGCCTCTGCCTGCTAACCTGGACGACCTGAAG gtatCAGAACTCAGACAGCAGCTGCGCGTCCGAGGCATGCCCGTCTCCGGCACCAAGACCGCCCTGATCGAGCGGCTCCGCCCCTTCAAGGACCCGGCCGCCAGCCCCTCCCCGTGCGGCGCCGGCGACGTCACCACAGGGACCTTCCCCGTGACCCCCACGGGCTCCCTGTCCTCCTACcagtcgccctcctcctcctccctctcccagggggGCTACTACCCCtaccccagcacctcctccaccccgcccgtctcccccgcctcctccgaCCTCTCCCTCAGCGGCTCTCTCCCGGACAGCTTCAGCGACGTCCccatgtcctcccccccccagttcCACCTCCAGACGTCCCCCGCCGGAGCCGAGGAGGTCCCGGGGGCCCGCGGGGgcccgaggggaggggagggcggcggggggatggagggattgcgTGGGGGCCAGGGCGGAGGGGCGGAGGGCCTGGAGGCGGAGAAGGACAAGATGCTGGTGGAGAAGCAGAAGGTGATCGAGGAGCTCACCTGGAAGCTGCACCAGGAGCAGAGACAG GTGGAAGAGCTGAAGATGCAGCTCCACAAGAGGAAGCGTTGCTACGCCGCCACCCAGGAGGGTCTCCCGGCAACGGCCCCGCCCCATCACCCCTCCATGCACCTCCAGCCGCCCCAGGGTATGATGGGACAAAACTTCTTTGGTGTGACGGTCAAACAGGAGCCCATGTCCCTCTCCCCGAGCTGCCCCATGTCCTCCACCAAGCACCTCAAGACCCCCCCAGAGAACTGCATGGAGGGCCTCGGCCACTGCGgagcctccctccccagcatggGAGGCCCTACTGGGGGGGCGCGGTGCCTGGACAGGGCCCCCTCCTCTGGAAGTCCCTCCACCATGTCAGCCTTCCTCAGCCCCCAGTGCTCGCCTCAAGACTCCCCCATTGGCAAGAGCTCCGGCAGCCCCCAGCCCGCGTCCCCCAGCCACCCCTACCTCCTGTCACCTCCGCTGGGCAGGAACGGCTGcagccaccccctcccccaggtgggCACCAGGCCCAGGAACATGCAG ATTCAGCAGAAGGGTGGTGCTCATCAGGTGAACTGCTCCTACATGTCCGACCAGCGAGGTCTCCAGTCTGTGTTCCCCAACACAGCTGACGCTGGCCTCATCCACAGAGGGCAAGCCAAGGCCAAGAACACGGCCATGCAGAAG ATGTCAATATTGCCCTCTCCTCGGTGTGTTGGCCAAAAGTGCCTGGGGTCCCCTACCTTCTGTAGCTCAGATGCTGCTGCATCCACCCTCACACATCCCCCATGCTATGAGGATGCAGTCAAGCAG CAGCTGAGCCGGAGCCAACAGATGGACGAGCTTCTGGATGTGCTCATAGAGAGCGGAG AGATGCCAGCTAACGCCAGAGAGGAGCGGTCCTGTGTAACCAAAGTTGTGCCTCACATTACTGTGTCCCCAGGGAGCACCGGCCTCATCCTTCCAAAGTTCCACCGCCTCTACGACCACCAGTCCCCCTCGCACCTCCCTTACGACCACACGTCCGCTCACATCGCAGACAGCCACCTGGAGACCCTGCTCAGCAGCCCCATTGGCCGGGGCGGCGAGGTCGCCCTTCTCAAGATGGCCGCTCAGGAGGCcgggcaggaagaggaagtgaacgGCGGAGGGGATGGGtaccccagcccccaccaccaccatcaccccaaCAGCCACGCCCATCAGGACAAGCTGATGGACGCGCCCACGCCGCTGTCCCCCATCATCTCCAAGGTGACCCCGGTCACCGAGGCGCAAGGCATGGTGGGAATGACCTTTACCGAGTCGCCGTGGGAGACCATGGAGTGGCTGGACCTGACGCCACCTAGCTCAGCGACGGCATTCAGCGTAGCTCCGCCCAACGGCCCCAGCATCTTCAACACAGAGTTCCTGGATGTGACAGACATCAACTTGAACTCAGCCATGGACCTGCACCTGGAGCACTGGTGA
- the map2k4b gene encoding dual specificity mitogen-activated protein kinase kinase 4b isoform X2 produces the protein MATPSPNSNSTTSSNSNIAGSTSHHHPQPQHLTTVSSMQETNTCWRCQNETGKRKALKLNFANPPVKPATRLPLHPPAPSFQNPHIERLRTHSIESSGKLKISPEQHCDFTAEDLRDLGEIGRGAYGSVNKMVHKPSGQIMAVKRIRSTVDEKEQKQLLMDLDVVMRSSDCLYIVQFYGALFREGDCWICMELMSTSFDKFYKYVYCALDDVIPEEILGKITLATVKALNHLKENLKIIHRDIKPSNILMDRRGNIKLCDFGISGQLVDSIAKTRDAGCRPYMAPERIDPSASRQGYDVRSDVWSLGITLYELATGRFPYPKWNSVFDQLTQVVKGEPPQLCNSEDRQFSPKFSNFVNLCLTKDESKRPKYKELLKHPFILMYEERSVDVASYVCRILDLIPTSPMSPMYVD, from the exons ATGGCGACTCCCAGTCCCAACAGCAACTCAACAACCTCCAGCAACAGcaacatagcaggatccacatcGCACCACCACCCTCAGCCTCAACACCTGACTACCGTTAGCAGCATGCAAG AGACCAACACGTGCTGGAGATGTCAAAATGAAACAG GTAAACGCAAGGCCCTCAAGCTGAACTTCGCCAACCCCCCAGTGAAGCCAGCCACCaggctccccctccacccccccgccccctccttccagaacccaCACAT AGAGCGTCTGCGGACCCACAGCATCGAGTCGTCAGGCAAGCTGAAGATCTCTCCGGAGCAGCACTGCGACTTCACGGCCGAGGACCTGAGGGACCTGGGGGAGATCGGCCGCGGGGCCTACGGCTCCGTCAACAAGATGGTCCACAAGCCCAGCGGACAGATCATGGCCGTCAAG AGGATCCGCTCCACGGTGGATGAGAAGGAGCAGAAGCAGCTGCTGATGGACCTGGACGTGGTGATGAGGAGCAGCGACTGTCTCTACATCGTCCAGTTCTACGGAGCTCTCTTCAGAGAG GGGGATTGCTGGATATGTATGGAACTAATGTCTACCTCATTTGACAAATTCTACAAATATGTATATTGTGCATTAGATGACGTCATTCCAGAGGAAATATTAGGCAAAATCACATTAGCA ACAGTTAAAGCACTGAACCACTTAAAGGAAAACTTGAAAATAATTCACAGAG aCATCAAACCTTCCAACATTCTCATGGACCGTAGAGGCAACATCAAGCTGTGTGACTTTGGCATCAGTGGTCAGCTGGTTGACTCCATAGCCAAGACCAGAGACGCAGGCTGTAGACCTTACATGGCG ccTGAGAGGATAGACCCTAGCGCTTCCAGACAAGGATACGACGTGCGCTCAGACGTGTGGAGCTTGGGAATCACCTTG tatGAGCTGGCTACCGGCAGGTTCCCCTACCCCAAGTGGAACAGTGTGTTTGACCAGCTGACCCAGGTGGTGAAGGGCGAACCTCCACAGCTCTGCAACTCCGAGGACCGCCAGTTCTCCCCCAAGTTCAGCAACTTTGTCAACTTATG CCTTACGAAGGACGAGTCCAAAAGACCCAAGTACAAGGAGCTGCTG AAACACCCGTTCATCCTGATGTACGAGGAGCGCAGCGTGGACGTGGCCAGCTACGTGTGCCGCATCCTGGACCTGATCCCCACCTCGCCCATGTCCCCCATGTATGTGGACTGa
- the adprm gene encoding manganese-dependent ADP-ribose/CDP-alcohol diphosphatase: MIGMEGCSQPLFTFGVIADIQYADIDDGFNFKRTRKRYYKSSLRLLRNAIESWETAPVKPTFILQLGDIIDGFNKKYDASHRALETVMKEFDSCPASVHHVWGNHEFYNFSRESLLHSTLNSTTSSDRGKRPPTGDIYAYHFCPVPGFRFVLLDAYDVSLLGREESSEQYQQAMTLLKEHNSNEDLNQPPASYGLVQRFVKFNGGFSKEQLDWLERVLMQADEAHERVTVLSHLPVHPDSTDPICLAWNYDQLLSILRSHSSVVCFMAGHDHEGGYHRDSQSGVHYLTLEGVIETPPDRNAFGTVSVYPDRMILKGCGRISDRELLFP, encoded by the exons ATGATCGGAATGGAAGGCTGTTCACAACCATTGTTTACATTTGGAGTTATCGCTGACATTCAATACGCCGATATTGACGACGGATTTAATTTCAAACGTACACGGAAACGATATTATAAGAGCAGCCTTCGGCTTCTTCGCAATGCCATAGAAAGCTGGGAAACGGCACCTGTCAAACCCACATTCATTCTTCAGCTCGGAGACATTATCGATGGCTTCAACAAGAAATACGACGCGTCGCATCGAGCGTTGGAAACGGTCATGAAAGAGTTCGACTCATGTCCAGCGAGTGTTCATCACGTATGGGGCAATCACGAGTTTTATAATTTCAGCAGAGAGAGTCTACTGCATTCCACCCTGAACAGTACGACATCTTCTGACAGGGGAAAGCGGCCCCCAACTGGTGACATTTACGCCTACCACTTCTGTCCAGTCCCCGGCTTCCGGTTTGTCCTCCTTGATGCTTACGACGTAAGCCTGCTAGGGAGAGAGGAGTCAAGTGAGCAATATCAGCAGGCAATGACACTTTTGAAAGAGCACAACAGTAATGAAGATCTTAACCAGCCTCCAG CCTCTTATGGTCTCGTGCAGAGGTTTGTGAAGTTTAACGGGGGATTCAGTAAGGAGCAGCTTGATTGGCTGGAAAGAGTTCTGATGCAAGCTGACGAGGCCCATGAGAGGGTCACTGTCCTTA GCCACCTCCCTGTGCACCCTGACTCTACTGACCCAATCTGCCTGGCCTGGAACTACGACCAACTGCTGTCCATCCTGCGTTCTCACAGCAGTGTGGTCTGCTTTATGGCAGGACACGACCACGAAGGCGGTTATCATAGAGACTCCCAGTCAGGCGTGCATTACCTCACTCTGGAGGGGGTCATCGAGACCCCTCCGGACAGAAATGCTTTCGGAACAGTCTCGGTTTATCCGGATAGAATGATCCTAAAGGGATGTGGGAGGATATCTGATAGAGAACTACTGTTCCCTTGA
- the map2k4b gene encoding dual specificity mitogen-activated protein kinase kinase 4b isoform X1: MATPSPNSNSTTSSNSNIAGSTSHHHPQPQHLTTVSSMQETNTCWRCQNETGFQISLSGVTQSKRKALKLNFANPPVKPATRLPLHPPAPSFQNPHIERLRTHSIESSGKLKISPEQHCDFTAEDLRDLGEIGRGAYGSVNKMVHKPSGQIMAVKRIRSTVDEKEQKQLLMDLDVVMRSSDCLYIVQFYGALFREGDCWICMELMSTSFDKFYKYVYCALDDVIPEEILGKITLATVKALNHLKENLKIIHRDIKPSNILMDRRGNIKLCDFGISGQLVDSIAKTRDAGCRPYMAPERIDPSASRQGYDVRSDVWSLGITLYELATGRFPYPKWNSVFDQLTQVVKGEPPQLCNSEDRQFSPKFSNFVNLCLTKDESKRPKYKELLKHPFILMYEERSVDVASYVCRILDLIPTSPMSPMYVD, encoded by the exons ATGGCGACTCCCAGTCCCAACAGCAACTCAACAACCTCCAGCAACAGcaacatagcaggatccacatcGCACCACCACCCTCAGCCTCAACACCTGACTACCGTTAGCAGCATGCAAG AGACCAACACGTGCTGGAGATGTCAAAATGAAACAG gGTTTCAGATAAGCCTGTCTGGAGTGACCCAAA GTAAACGCAAGGCCCTCAAGCTGAACTTCGCCAACCCCCCAGTGAAGCCAGCCACCaggctccccctccacccccccgccccctccttccagaacccaCACAT AGAGCGTCTGCGGACCCACAGCATCGAGTCGTCAGGCAAGCTGAAGATCTCTCCGGAGCAGCACTGCGACTTCACGGCCGAGGACCTGAGGGACCTGGGGGAGATCGGCCGCGGGGCCTACGGCTCCGTCAACAAGATGGTCCACAAGCCCAGCGGACAGATCATGGCCGTCAAG AGGATCCGCTCCACGGTGGATGAGAAGGAGCAGAAGCAGCTGCTGATGGACCTGGACGTGGTGATGAGGAGCAGCGACTGTCTCTACATCGTCCAGTTCTACGGAGCTCTCTTCAGAGAG GGGGATTGCTGGATATGTATGGAACTAATGTCTACCTCATTTGACAAATTCTACAAATATGTATATTGTGCATTAGATGACGTCATTCCAGAGGAAATATTAGGCAAAATCACATTAGCA ACAGTTAAAGCACTGAACCACTTAAAGGAAAACTTGAAAATAATTCACAGAG aCATCAAACCTTCCAACATTCTCATGGACCGTAGAGGCAACATCAAGCTGTGTGACTTTGGCATCAGTGGTCAGCTGGTTGACTCCATAGCCAAGACCAGAGACGCAGGCTGTAGACCTTACATGGCG ccTGAGAGGATAGACCCTAGCGCTTCCAGACAAGGATACGACGTGCGCTCAGACGTGTGGAGCTTGGGAATCACCTTG tatGAGCTGGCTACCGGCAGGTTCCCCTACCCCAAGTGGAACAGTGTGTTTGACCAGCTGACCCAGGTGGTGAAGGGCGAACCTCCACAGCTCTGCAACTCCGAGGACCGCCAGTTCTCCCCCAAGTTCAGCAACTTTGTCAACTTATG CCTTACGAAGGACGAGTCCAAAAGACCCAAGTACAAGGAGCTGCTG AAACACCCGTTCATCCTGATGTACGAGGAGCGCAGCGTGGACGTGGCCAGCTACGTGTGCCGCATCCTGGACCTGATCCCCACCTCGCCCATGTCCCCCATGTATGTGGACTGa